One region of Exiguobacterium acetylicum genomic DNA includes:
- a CDS encoding NAD-dependent epimerase/dehydratase family protein, giving the protein MNIGITGGAGFIGAALALRLQQHHTVHVLDAFTDYYDVQLKEERADELRRAGVTVTTGDVHHDLDAWMERSFDAVFHLAALPGVPRSLEEPHHYIREDIDMTVTLLEAAKRHGMPHVFFASSSSVYGEQTGPLKEEQATGHVASPYAAAKYSAESFCHAYAHLYDVNVTLFRFFTVYGPSGRPDMALFRFIEQALRGETLTVFGDPIRDFTYIDDITRGMEQALLARAVGTYNLGANQPVSVRTLAERIGQRFDVPVQTQTARRGDVTMTWSDTTAAQKAFGYQPSIEIDVGLEQVITWHQNR; this is encoded by the coding sequence ATGAATATCGGAATCACAGGAGGTGCCGGCTTCATTGGCGCCGCCCTCGCCCTCCGGCTCCAGCAGCACCATACCGTCCATGTCCTTGATGCTTTCACGGACTACTATGATGTCCAGTTAAAAGAAGAACGAGCAGATGAACTAAGACGTGCCGGTGTTACCGTTACGACGGGTGACGTTCATCACGATCTCGACGCCTGGATGGAGAGGTCGTTCGACGCTGTCTTTCATCTCGCAGCACTTCCTGGTGTTCCGCGCTCGCTCGAAGAACCGCATCACTATATTCGTGAGGACATCGATATGACGGTGACCTTGTTAGAAGCCGCAAAAAGACATGGCATGCCGCATGTCTTTTTCGCGTCTTCTTCTTCCGTTTACGGGGAGCAGACAGGTCCACTGAAAGAGGAACAGGCAACAGGACACGTCGCCAGTCCTTATGCGGCAGCCAAGTATAGTGCCGAAAGCTTTTGCCATGCTTATGCTCATTTATATGATGTAAACGTGACGCTGTTTCGCTTCTTTACGGTCTATGGTCCATCGGGTCGTCCCGATATGGCGCTGTTTCGTTTCATTGAACAGGCATTACGCGGAGAGACACTCACCGTCTTCGGTGATCCAATCCGTGACTTCACGTATATCGATGACATCACCCGTGGAATGGAACAGGCGTTGCTGGCTCGTGCAGTCGGGACGTATAACCTCGGTGCGAATCAGCCGGTCTCCGTCCGCACGCTAGCTGAACGGATCGGTCAACGGTTTGATGTGCCTGTGCAGACTCAAACTGCACGACGCGGAGACGTGACGATGACATGGAGTGATACGACGGCAGCACAGAAAGCCTTCGGTTACCAACCGTCAATCGAGATCGATGTTGGACTGGAGCAGGTGATCACGTGGCATCAAAACCGCTGA
- a CDS encoding Na+/H+ antiporter NhaC family protein, with the protein MNETITPNKWALLPLVVFLVLFIGAGIFYDDFYKFPILIAALIALIFAAITTKGSINQTVERIATGAGNPDIMIMVFIFLLAGTFSGTAEAIGAIDATVNAALTFLPPSLLMSGLFIIAAFISMAMGTSTGTIAALAPIAFGIHEATGINVAIAAAAVVGGSMFGDNLSFISDTTIAAVRTQKTNMRDKFRTNFMIVLPAAILTVILLAFVSGSGDVVEAKAFEFYKLIPYLAVIVLALFGVNVILVLIGGTLLTGIIGMIDGSFGLSGFVLSMSEGMMGMAEISILTLLMGGLVSLITFNGGIAYLKETLTRKISQRRGAEFSMAALVSATNLATANNTISILVAGPLAAEIADTYEVDRKKSASILDIFSCGIQGIIPYGAQLLIAAELTKTASPELIPYLFYPFLLFVCGSIAIFFGLPRMKKTATKQEKISS; encoded by the coding sequence ATGAATGAAACGATCACGCCTAACAAATGGGCACTGCTTCCTCTCGTCGTATTCCTGGTTCTCTTCATCGGAGCCGGGATCTTCTATGACGACTTTTACAAATTTCCGATCCTTATCGCCGCACTGATCGCTTTGATTTTTGCTGCAATCACGACGAAAGGATCCATCAATCAAACGGTCGAACGAATTGCAACGGGTGCCGGAAATCCCGATATCATGATCATGGTCTTCATCTTCTTACTAGCCGGTACGTTTTCTGGAACAGCAGAAGCAATCGGCGCCATCGATGCGACCGTTAATGCCGCTTTGACGTTCCTACCTCCGTCGCTCCTGATGAGTGGTCTGTTCATCATCGCTGCCTTCATCTCGATGGCGATGGGGACATCTACCGGAACGATTGCTGCACTCGCACCGATCGCCTTCGGTATTCATGAAGCGACAGGCATCAACGTTGCGATCGCAGCGGCTGCTGTCGTTGGTGGATCGATGTTTGGCGATAACTTGTCGTTCATCTCGGATACGACGATTGCTGCCGTCCGTACCCAAAAAACGAACATGCGCGATAAATTCCGGACGAACTTCATGATCGTCCTGCCGGCTGCTATTTTGACAGTCATCCTGCTCGCATTCGTTTCTGGTTCTGGTGACGTCGTCGAAGCAAAAGCATTTGAATTCTACAAGTTGATTCCATATCTCGCTGTCATCGTCCTTGCACTATTTGGCGTCAATGTCATTCTTGTCCTCATTGGTGGTACGTTACTCACCGGCATCATCGGTATGATTGATGGTAGTTTCGGCTTGAGTGGCTTCGTCCTCTCGATGTCCGAAGGAATGATGGGGATGGCGGAAATCTCCATTTTGACGCTCCTCATGGGTGGTCTCGTCAGCTTGATTACGTTCAACGGTGGAATTGCTTACTTGAAAGAGACGCTGACACGCAAGATTTCACAGCGTCGGGGTGCCGAATTCAGTATGGCGGCACTCGTCAGTGCAACGAATCTCGCGACAGCAAACAATACGATCTCGATTCTCGTCGCTGGACCACTAGCAGCTGAAATTGCCGATACGTATGAAGTCGATCGCAAGAAATCAGCGAGTATCCTTGATATCTTCTCTTGTGGTATTCAAGGCATCATTCCGTATGGGGCACAACTTTTGATCGCAGCAGAATTGACGAAAACAGCTTCTCCTGAACTGATTCCGTATCTGTTCTACCCGTTCCTCCTCTTCGTCTGTGGATCAATCGCCATCTTCTTCGGTTTGCCACGCATGAAGAAGACAGCGACGAAGCAAGAAAAAATTTCTTCGTAA
- a CDS encoding alanine/glycine:cation symporter family protein yields the protein MEKELMTLVNRVSDLLWTNVLITLLVVLGIYFTFRMRFVQFRMIPEMIRLLFQGTDDGKDGVSPFQAFAISTAARVGTGNIAGVAAAIALGGPGAVFWMWLIALIGSASAFVESTLAQIYKVRDGKEWRGGPAYYMEKALGQRWLGIIFSVLITISFGFVFNSVQSNTISLSLQSQYGVDKMWITVGLVVLTALIIFGGVRSIATVASFMVPIMAGGYILIALYIMVTNLEVLPSVFKLIFQEGLFEFKTLAGGAIGAAVLNGIRRGLFSNEAGMGSAPNAAATAEVSHPVKQGLIQSFAVFVDTLMVCSATAMIVLVSGVPTKDANGDALAGIDLAQGALASQVGSFATGFMALAIFLFAFSSVVGNYYYGESNINFIRENKQVMMAYRVLVLVMIVFGSLVESASLVWALADIFMGLMAIVNLYAIFRLAKIAKLALDDYMTQRKAGKEPRFYADSIPNLPGKDTLEAWQESKEDEKAI from the coding sequence ATGGAAAAGGAATTAATGACGTTAGTGAATAGAGTCAGTGATTTGTTATGGACAAATGTATTGATCACGTTACTCGTCGTGTTAGGCATTTATTTTACATTTCGGATGCGATTCGTTCAATTCCGGATGATTCCGGAGATGATTCGCTTATTGTTCCAAGGGACAGATGATGGAAAAGACGGTGTCTCCCCGTTTCAAGCATTCGCGATCAGTACGGCAGCACGTGTCGGTACCGGAAACATCGCGGGTGTAGCGGCTGCAATCGCACTCGGCGGTCCGGGAGCAGTCTTCTGGATGTGGTTAATTGCTTTGATTGGATCGGCGTCAGCATTCGTCGAAAGTACGCTTGCTCAGATTTACAAAGTACGTGACGGAAAAGAATGGCGTGGTGGTCCAGCCTATTACATGGAAAAAGCGCTTGGACAACGTTGGTTAGGAATCATCTTTAGTGTTCTGATCACGATCTCATTTGGTTTTGTCTTCAACTCTGTCCAATCGAATACGATCTCGCTTTCTCTACAAAGTCAATATGGCGTGGATAAGATGTGGATTACGGTCGGATTGGTCGTCTTGACGGCACTGATCATTTTTGGCGGTGTCCGCAGTATTGCGACAGTCGCTTCGTTCATGGTTCCGATCATGGCAGGTGGTTATATCTTAATCGCCCTCTATATCATGGTGACGAATCTTGAAGTATTACCAAGTGTCTTTAAATTGATTTTCCAAGAAGGATTATTCGAGTTTAAGACGTTAGCAGGGGGAGCAATCGGGGCGGCCGTTCTGAATGGTATTCGTCGCGGTTTGTTCTCGAACGAAGCCGGTATGGGTTCAGCACCTAACGCAGCGGCAACAGCAGAAGTCTCTCACCCGGTCAAACAAGGCTTGATTCAATCATTCGCGGTCTTCGTCGATACATTGATGGTCTGTTCGGCGACAGCGATGATCGTTCTCGTCAGTGGGGTTCCGACAAAAGATGCGAATGGAGATGCCTTAGCTGGTATTGATTTAGCACAGGGCGCACTTGCATCACAAGTCGGATCATTTGCGACAGGATTCATGGCACTCGCCATCTTCCTATTTGCGTTTAGTTCCGTCGTCGGAAACTACTACTACGGTGAATCGAACATCAACTTCATCCGTGAAAATAAACAAGTCATGATGGCATACCGCGTACTCGTCCTCGTCATGATCGTCTTCGGTTCACTTGTCGAGTCGGCTAGTCTCGTGTGGGCGTTAGCGGACATCTTCATGGGACTCATGGCGATCGTCAATCTGTATGCGATTTTCCGTCTCGCAAAGATTGCGAAGCTTGCCCTAGATGATTACATGACACAACGAAAAGCAGGGAAAGAGCCACGGTTTTATGCGGACTCGATTCCAAACTTGCCAGGGAAAGATACGCTTGAAGCATGGCAGGAATCAAAAGAAGATGAAAAAGCGATCTAA
- a CDS encoding alpha/beta hydrolase yields MKRETAWLMGGAALLTTAAAGASIWNNYGALLRWTEPALPHTEKQLAPRTLTYKQVGDRILQLDLYYPPGEGPFPVAIYAHGGAFVRGERDDIFCFSPIVDRLLELGVAVCSIDYRLFEEGSYFPDNLEDVRDALCFLNKEAEDLRILRGRMMVWGDSAGAALMLTTALAPSAFVGERDERHMPLISGVIALYPPTNFLLFNFIQTWIAHIKFYKGGREEWRKLMTHVSPVTHLSSDAPPIMLLHGKKDPIVPFSQALHFVEKGADVGADVRLFSFPNGTHSLASFAQTENPLKIERLLERIERFTCQVLLLPPRQLPNGKHDTISHIS; encoded by the coding sequence GTGAAACGTGAAACTGCATGGCTAATGGGGGGAGCTGCGTTATTGACGACGGCAGCAGCGGGAGCGAGTATTTGGAACAATTACGGTGCACTGCTCCGGTGGACCGAACCCGCCTTGCCACACACAGAAAAACAACTGGCACCGCGGACGCTCACCTATAAGCAGGTGGGAGACCGCATCTTACAGCTCGATCTCTATTATCCACCGGGTGAGGGACCGTTTCCAGTTGCCATCTACGCACACGGCGGTGCATTCGTTCGTGGGGAGCGTGATGACATATTCTGCTTTAGTCCAATCGTCGACCGTCTGCTTGAACTCGGAGTTGCTGTCTGTAGTATCGATTATCGTTTGTTCGAAGAGGGCAGTTATTTTCCGGATAACCTCGAAGATGTACGGGATGCATTATGTTTTTTGAACAAGGAAGCGGAGGATCTTCGCATTCTAAGAGGTCGGATGATGGTATGGGGAGACTCAGCCGGAGCTGCACTCATGCTGACGACGGCACTTGCCCCATCTGCTTTCGTTGGTGAGCGTGATGAGCGCCACATGCCATTGATCAGTGGTGTGATCGCTTTATATCCACCGACGAACTTTTTGTTGTTTAATTTCATTCAGACTTGGATTGCCCACATTAAGTTCTACAAGGGGGGACGAGAAGAATGGCGCAAGCTGATGACGCACGTCTCACCCGTCACACATTTATCGTCGGATGCCCCGCCCATCATGCTCTTGCACGGTAAAAAAGATCCGATCGTCCCGTTTTCTCAAGCTTTGCATTTCGTTGAGAAGGGAGCGGATGTCGGAGCCGATGTTCGTTTGTTTTCCTTTCCGAATGGCACCCACTCACTTGCCAGTTTCGCTCAGACGGAAAATCCGTTAAAGATTGAGCGATTGCTTGAACGAATTGAACGTTTCACCTGTCAGGTGCTACTGTTGCCACCGCGACAACTTCCGAATGGAAAACATGATACAATCAGTCATATTTCTTAA
- a CDS encoding CoA-disulfide reductase: MKTIIVGGVAGGATAAARLRRIDETAEIILLERGKEISFANCGLPYYIGDVIKDRNKLLVQTPEGMHARFNLDVRNLSEAIRINREAKTVTIRNVETGEEYDESYDHLILSPGAKPIRPNIPGLEDATNVFTLRNIPDTDRMREYVDTTRPERAVVIGGGFIGLEMAENLVERGAHVTLVEMADQVMAPVDPEMAAIVHEHLRAKGVELILEDGVARFEEAGRRVVLTSGRVIETEMNILSIGVAPESTLAADAGLTLGIKQTIQVDDQLRTSDPSIFAIGDAIEVKDYITKEATHVPLAWPANRQGRLVADIIAGRDVRYSGTLGTAVAKVFDLTVASTGNNEKRLRQLGLRYEAVHLHPGSHAGYYPGASPISMKLLFDPIEGTIYGAQAIGMTGVEKRIDVLATAIKGGLTVLDLPDLELSYAPPYSSAKDPVNMAGYIASNIVLGDSANVHWHEIDAIVANGGLLLDVREPSENELGAIPGSINISLPTLREKLTDLPKDQTIYVTCQVGLRGYVASQLLQQHGYDVKNLSGGYKTWSVVRRDQEARSQAKEETAVTVTKREPTTKTAPEQVTLLDTCGLQCPGPILELKTKIDQMTDGEQIFVKASDPGFLPDVQAWAKKLGHTVHSAEMNQGVVEVMLEKGQGETPAPAPVQVNPADDATMVVFSGDLDKALASFVIAQGAQAMGKQVTMFFTFWGLNIIRKPDAPAVEKAGIERMMGMMMPKHAGELPLSNMNMAGAGQKMMKKVMKDKQVDALETMMAKAQAAGVRMIACTMSMDIMGIKKEELLDGIDYGGVASYLGATDGANLNLFI; encoded by the coding sequence ATGAAAACGATCATCGTAGGCGGCGTCGCAGGCGGCGCCACGGCAGCAGCGCGACTGCGCCGGATTGACGAAACGGCTGAAATCATTTTACTCGAGCGTGGAAAAGAGATTTCGTTCGCGAACTGCGGACTGCCTTACTATATCGGAGACGTTATCAAGGATCGCAATAAATTACTCGTCCAAACGCCAGAAGGCATGCACGCGCGGTTTAATTTAGATGTCCGCAATTTGTCGGAAGCGATTCGGATCAACCGTGAAGCGAAGACGGTCACGATCCGCAACGTCGAAACGGGTGAAGAATACGATGAATCGTATGATCATCTGATTCTTTCTCCAGGCGCAAAACCGATCCGTCCAAACATTCCAGGACTTGAAGATGCAACAAACGTCTTTACGTTACGGAACATTCCGGATACGGACCGGATGCGGGAATACGTCGATACGACGCGTCCAGAGCGGGCAGTCGTCATCGGTGGAGGATTCATCGGTCTCGAAATGGCAGAAAACCTCGTCGAACGTGGGGCGCACGTCACCCTCGTCGAGATGGCGGATCAAGTCATGGCTCCGGTCGACCCGGAAATGGCAGCCATCGTTCATGAACATCTGCGTGCGAAAGGCGTCGAGTTGATTCTAGAAGATGGTGTCGCTCGTTTTGAAGAGGCAGGTCGCCGCGTCGTCCTGACAAGCGGACGCGTGATCGAAACAGAGATGAATATCTTATCAATTGGTGTTGCACCGGAGAGTACGCTCGCAGCAGATGCTGGTTTAACACTTGGCATCAAACAGACGATTCAAGTCGACGATCAATTGCGGACATCCGATCCATCGATCTTTGCGATTGGTGACGCGATTGAAGTTAAAGATTATATCACGAAGGAAGCGACACACGTTCCACTCGCGTGGCCGGCAAACCGTCAAGGACGCCTCGTTGCTGACATCATCGCTGGACGCGACGTTCGGTACAGTGGCACACTCGGAACAGCGGTAGCAAAAGTCTTTGATTTGACGGTCGCTTCGACCGGTAACAATGAAAAACGGTTGCGTCAGCTCGGTCTTCGTTATGAAGCCGTGCATCTCCACCCGGGATCTCATGCGGGATACTACCCAGGGGCGAGTCCGATTTCGATGAAGCTACTGTTTGATCCAATCGAAGGAACGATCTACGGAGCGCAGGCAATCGGCATGACAGGTGTCGAGAAACGAATCGATGTCCTCGCGACAGCGATTAAAGGTGGATTGACAGTGCTTGATCTACCAGATCTCGAACTATCATATGCACCGCCATATAGTTCAGCAAAAGATCCGGTCAACATGGCAGGATATATTGCGTCGAACATCGTGCTTGGTGACAGTGCGAACGTTCATTGGCACGAAATCGATGCGATCGTCGCCAACGGTGGCTTATTACTCGATGTCCGTGAACCATCGGAAAACGAGTTAGGCGCGATTCCGGGATCGATTAATATCTCGTTACCGACGTTACGTGAGAAGTTGACTGATCTGCCGAAGGATCAAACGATCTATGTGACATGCCAAGTCGGATTACGTGGATATGTTGCGAGTCAACTGTTGCAACAACACGGTTATGATGTGAAAAACTTAAGCGGCGGATACAAAACATGGTCGGTCGTGCGTCGTGATCAAGAAGCACGAAGCCAAGCGAAGGAGGAGACTGCTGTGACGGTAACGAAACGTGAGCCAACAACGAAGACTGCACCAGAACAAGTGACGCTGCTCGATACGTGCGGCTTACAGTGCCCAGGTCCAATCTTAGAGCTGAAAACAAAAATTGATCAGATGACGGACGGCGAGCAAATTTTCGTCAAGGCGTCGGACCCAGGATTCTTACCAGACGTTCAAGCATGGGCGAAAAAACTAGGTCACACAGTTCATTCAGCGGAGATGAATCAAGGTGTCGTCGAGGTTATGCTTGAAAAAGGGCAAGGAGAGACACCAGCTCCAGCGCCGGTTCAAGTCAATCCAGCAGATGATGCGACGATGGTCGTCTTCAGTGGTGATCTCGATAAAGCACTCGCTTCTTTCGTCATCGCACAAGGTGCACAAGCGATGGGGAAACAAGTGACGATGTTCTTTACGTTCTGGGGCTTGAATATCATTCGAAAACCAGACGCACCGGCAGTCGAGAAAGCCGGCATTGAACGGATGATGGGCATGATGATGCCGAAGCATGCCGGGGAGTTACCGCTCTCGAACATGAACATGGCAGGCGCCGGTCAAAAAATGATGAAAAAAGTCATGAAGGATAAACAAGTCGATGCACTCGAGACGATGATGGCAAAAGCGCAAGCAGCCGGTGTCCGGATGATCGCCTGCACGATGTCGATGGATATCATGGGCATCAAGAAGGAAGAACTCCTCGACGGCATTGATTACGGTGGTGTCGCGAGTTACCTTGGTGCAACGGACGGTGCCAATCTGAATCTGTTCATCTAA
- a CDS encoding metal ABC transporter solute-binding protein, Zn/Mn family, producing the protein MKKIIPALTVAFASASVLAACGSNTDSSTSDKTQTEVYASTFATAAIAREIGGNQVDVKMIVPPGADPHSYEPTSKQLTEIAKGDLFLLTGTTLEPYSKKIQESLKGTDVRFVETSKDVNLLESDATLHAHEEEGHTEDEHAHEEEGHDDHATDEHAHEEEGHDHGKYDPHVWLDPVNAKAMARSITTALSKEVPKDKATFEKNLKAFDQQADALDEEFKQAVADGSKKELLVTHAAYGYLAERYGFTQLPIAGISPSDEPSQKQLAALVKEARMHDLKYVAFEETVSPKVARVIQKEIGAESVTIHNLESVTKAQQNSSYFKLMEENVQTLKKALQ; encoded by the coding sequence ATGAAAAAAATCATTCCTGCTTTAACGGTCGCCTTCGCGAGTGCAAGTGTCCTCGCTGCTTGCGGTTCAAATACCGATTCATCGACTTCAGATAAAACCCAGACAGAAGTCTATGCATCAACGTTCGCGACGGCTGCTATTGCCCGCGAAATCGGTGGCAATCAAGTCGACGTCAAGATGATCGTTCCACCTGGAGCAGACCCCCACTCTTACGAGCCAACGTCAAAACAACTCACTGAGATTGCCAAGGGCGACTTGTTCCTCTTAACCGGTACGACGCTCGAGCCGTATTCGAAAAAAATCCAGGAGAGTCTAAAAGGCACGGATGTCCGCTTCGTCGAGACGAGTAAGGACGTCAACTTGCTAGAGTCGGATGCTACACTTCATGCACATGAAGAAGAAGGGCATACAGAAGACGAACATGCCCACGAAGAAGAAGGGCATGATGATCATGCAACAGATGAACATGCGCATGAAGAAGAGGGTCATGACCACGGAAAATACGATCCACACGTCTGGCTCGACCCTGTCAACGCAAAAGCAATGGCACGCTCAATTACAACTGCTCTATCAAAAGAAGTACCAAAAGACAAAGCAACATTCGAGAAAAACTTAAAAGCGTTCGATCAACAAGCTGACGCACTCGATGAAGAGTTCAAACAAGCGGTCGCTGATGGATCGAAAAAAGAGCTTCTCGTTACGCATGCCGCTTACGGTTACCTCGCAGAACGATATGGCTTCACACAACTGCCGATCGCGGGAATTTCTCCTTCTGATGAACCGTCACAAAAGCAACTGGCCGCTTTAGTGAAAGAAGCACGGATGCATGATTTAAAATACGTCGCGTTCGAAGAGACAGTCTCACCTAAGGTTGCACGTGTCATCCAAAAAGAAATCGGAGCTGAATCCGTGACGATTCATAATCTAGAGTCGGTCACGAAAGCGCAACAAAACAGCTCTTATTTCAAGTTGATGGAAGAAAACGTCCAAACATTGAAAAAGGCACTTCAGTAA
- a CDS encoding YbjN domain-containing protein, giving the protein MDQERNSNESNENNKVTPIHQDRQPETNEQGIAPQQQQHLEAFQAFLVEKGIPMEARENETHVFFMTQEKTPAGAEPMMMIVFSKTTTDVELFARTVTHVPDGVEDLPILNAINDFNQEFKYFRVVLDSDRDVTIASTIDLDHGFNPAAIFGHSVMMFQASDEVYTYLTKLYEQF; this is encoded by the coding sequence ATGGACCAGGAACGTAACTCGAACGAATCAAACGAGAACAATAAAGTGACACCGATTCACCAAGATCGTCAACCCGAAACAAACGAACAAGGAATCGCGCCACAACAGCAACAACACTTGGAAGCATTCCAAGCTTTCCTCGTTGAAAAAGGCATTCCAATGGAAGCACGTGAGAATGAGACACACGTCTTCTTCATGACACAAGAAAAAACACCTGCAGGAGCAGAACCGATGATGATGATCGTCTTCAGTAAGACGACGACAGATGTCGAATTGTTCGCTCGTACGGTGACACACGTACCAGACGGTGTCGAGGATCTCCCGATTCTGAACGCCATCAATGACTTCAACCAAGAATTCAAATACTTCCGCGTCGTTCTCGACAGCGACCGTGATGTCACGATCGCATCAACGATCGATCTTGATCACGGCTTCAACCCAGCTGCGATCTTCGGACATTCTGTCATGATGTTCCAAGCATCAGACGAAGTCTACACGTATTTGACAAAACTGTACGAACAGTTCTAA
- a CDS encoding aldo/keto reductase → MQYAKLSNGITIPQIGFGVWQVDEETEAPAAVAEALRVGYRHIDTAAVYKNERGVAKGIKESGVKREDLFLTSKVWNDDIRAGRTKEAFAESLERLETDYLDLYLIHWPVEGYIEAWKAMVELYEEGKIKAIGVSNFKEHHLDTLAEEGLMAPMINQVELHPQLPQHELHEYLQDHNIQVEAWSPLMQGKFLEINDFKEIAEKHGKTPSQVVLRWHLDNGIVALPKSVTPARIAENFDVFDFQLDADDLEKIDRIATDVRLGPDPDEIDF, encoded by the coding sequence ATGCAATACGCAAAACTTTCAAACGGTATTACGATTCCCCAAATCGGATTCGGTGTCTGGCAAGTAGATGAAGAGACAGAAGCACCTGCTGCTGTCGCTGAAGCATTACGTGTCGGCTATCGTCATATCGATACGGCTGCTGTCTACAAAAACGAGCGCGGTGTCGCAAAAGGAATCAAGGAAAGCGGCGTGAAACGTGAGGATCTCTTCTTAACGTCAAAAGTCTGGAACGATGATATTCGTGCCGGTCGGACGAAGGAAGCATTCGCAGAATCGCTCGAACGTCTCGAAACAGATTATCTTGACCTCTATCTCATCCACTGGCCGGTCGAAGGCTATATCGAAGCGTGGAAAGCAATGGTTGAATTGTACGAAGAAGGCAAGATCAAAGCGATCGGTGTCTCGAACTTCAAGGAACATCACCTCGATACATTGGCAGAAGAGGGCTTGATGGCTCCAATGATCAACCAAGTCGAGTTGCATCCACAATTGCCGCAACACGAACTGCATGAATACTTGCAAGATCACAACATCCAAGTCGAAGCATGGAGTCCACTCATGCAAGGGAAATTCCTCGAAATTAACGATTTCAAGGAAATCGCAGAGAAACACGGCAAGACACCTTCACAAGTCGTCTTACGTTGGCATCTCGACAACGGCATCGTCGCTCTTCCAAAATCCGTTACACCAGCACGCATTGCGGAAAACTTCGACGTCTTTGATTTCCAACTCGATGCTGATGATCTTGAGAAAATTGATCGTATCGCAACGGATGTCCGCCTCGGACCGGATCCGGACGAAATCGATTTTTAA
- a CDS encoding YwpF family protein, with translation MKTFKLCTLRILMDESGRDTTIPVAIQDGLTVSTEQTAQWVAEIVVPPTDQPIVDELFTKHLRALIEITISRPDNDPAAMIVTPLERTVLSENVSYVFTGKMVMMKNDLSESILREVVEDGFAGEELVQEYKDRRSKRGAHITSIAKETFKQYLTEHPNAPVS, from the coding sequence ATGAAAACCTTTAAGTTATGCACATTACGCATTTTAATGGATGAGTCAGGACGTGATACGACGATTCCCGTCGCCATTCAGGACGGATTGACGGTCAGTACCGAACAGACGGCACAGTGGGTTGCAGAAATCGTCGTTCCTCCGACGGATCAGCCGATCGTCGATGAATTGTTCACAAAACATTTACGTGCTTTGATTGAAATCACGATCTCACGACCTGATAATGACCCTGCCGCGATGATCGTCACGCCTCTTGAACGGACTGTCTTAAGCGAAAACGTCTCATATGTCTTCACGGGTAAGATGGTCATGATGAAAAATGATTTATCTGAATCGATCTTACGCGAAGTCGTCGAAGATGGATTCGCTGGCGAAGAACTCGTTCAAGAGTATAAGGATCGTCGTTCAAAACGTGGCGCCCATATCACAAGTATCGCTAAAGAAACGTTCAAACAATATTTGACCGAGCATCCGAACGCACCTGTCTCTTAA
- a CDS encoding histidine phosphatase family protein, with amino-acid sequence MTEICLVRHGQTDWNLNERIQGREDIPLNATGRRQAELSAAYLSNEEWDVLLASPLSRAVETAEIIGRAVGLTITATDERLVEREFGAASGEPVAAIYEAVQANDTTLVPGLETEQDIQDRVFEALQEVTRTYEGKRILIVCHSHTIKAALSSIDATFSYRTPLKNACANYIQHTDHYTIDRINVADHITDEVEKP; translated from the coding sequence ATGACTGAAATTTGTTTAGTGCGGCATGGTCAGACGGATTGGAACTTAAACGAACGGATTCAAGGAAGAGAAGATATCCCGTTGAATGCAACAGGAAGAAGACAAGCGGAACTCAGCGCCGCTTATCTATCGAATGAAGAGTGGGATGTCTTGTTAGCAAGCCCCCTATCACGTGCCGTTGAGACAGCAGAAATCATCGGTCGTGCTGTTGGTTTAACGATCACAGCGACAGATGAGCGACTTGTCGAACGCGAATTCGGAGCCGCTTCCGGTGAACCGGTCGCAGCGATTTACGAAGCCGTTCAAGCGAACGATACGACACTTGTGCCAGGTCTTGAAACGGAACAAGACATCCAAGATCGCGTGTTCGAGGCGCTACAGGAAGTGACACGCACGTATGAAGGGAAACGAATTCTAATCGTCTGTCACTCGCATACGATCAAGGCAGCATTATCGTCGATTGATGCGACATTTAGTTACCGGACACCTTTGAAAAACGCGTGTGCGAATTATATCCAGCATACGGATCACTATACGATTGACCGCATCAACGTAGCGGACCACATCACGGACGAGGTTGAAAAACCTTAA